In the Armatimonadota bacterium genome, CTGTCGGTCTCCGGAACAAACAAAACGTCACCAGGCTGAAGGTCGACGCCAGGGTTCGCGCTCTTGGCGATGGCTTCGAGCAGATTCAGGGGGATAGTTTGGGTGCTGCCACGGATGAGAACCGCCTTGGCCAGGTCGGCACGGGTCGTCGGACCTCCGGCGCTCGCCAAGACTTCCAGCACGCCCACACCCGGACGCACCTGATACTCCCCGGGGCGTTGCACCTGCCCCAACACGTAGACCCGATTCGTCCGAAACTCCCTGACGGTGACGGACACCCGTGGCGTTCTCACATACCGTGCGTAGAGCCTGGTGAGCTCCCCCACCAGTTGCTCCGTCGTCTTGCCAGCGGCCTTGACCTCGCCGATCAACGGCAATGCGACGGTGCCGTCTGGTTTGATCGTCACGGTTCGCGAGAGATCTGCTTCACCGAACACGGCGACCTCGATGACGTCCCCCGGACCGAGCACGTAGGCGGCCTGAGCCCACGCTGCAGGCGTAACCGCTATGCTCAAGAACAGCACGGACAGGATGCTCAACAGAGCGCCAGTCTTCATGACCGACCCCCAGTTACTTGCCCGACGACCAGTTACCCGTGAACCCGTCACCGGGGCGTGCAAGGGTATGCAAGACACAGCTCCGCCGCTCGCGCACTTAGCCGCTGACGCAGTGCGCTGGCCACCGGTATAGTCCATCCGTGCGTTCCCTCGTGTCAGGCCGACTCGAGCTCTCGTTGGTCAACCTCGACACCACGCTGCTGCCCAAGTAACTCCAGCAACACCCGCACGCGACCGACACGGGACATCGGACGGTCGAACACCGCTTCGAGCCCTTGTAGCGGTCCCGACCGAATCGTCACTCGAGCCCCCCGCTGAAAGCGGGGCCGCTGACGCACGAACCCGTGCTCTCGCACCCGCTCCTGGATAGCCGCGATCACTGCGGCCGGCACAGGAACGGGATCCTCCGCCACCCCAAGCACCCGTCGTACCCCTGGGGTCCACCGCACCGCGTCCCACATGCGGGGTATCAACGGATTGTCCAGGCCCACGAACAGGTAACCGGGGAACAACGGCTCCAGCCGTGGGCTCCGGCCGTTGCCACCGCCCCGGGACACTTCGAGAAACGGCAGAAACGTTGGAATTGCCTTGTGCGCCAGCAATCGGACCACCCGGGCCTCGGCATGACGCTTCACCTGGACGGCGTACCACACGAGCGTCCCGGTGCCGGCTCCGTCAACTGCCCACCGTCCTGCGGAGACAGCTTGGTCCTTCATGAGGCCCCCCCTATGGTGCCCGTTGTGGCCGACCACCCCCTCTCCCCATGGCCGTTGCGCAGCCGGAGGATGTAGAACAACTCCCGGTGTCCGTTCAAGTCACCTGCAAAGTAGAACCCCACCAGGACGAACTCATCGCCCCGGTAACTGACGATCCGCTTTCCGTGTTCGAGCCCCGAAGAAGTACACTGCTCTGCCCGAGCGTGTAGGTGGTGCTCGTCGGTAAGGAGAACATCGGTAGCAGCTGGGACCATCAGCCACCCCCCCGGGCTGCGGTTGTCCGTCCCCAGCCCCAGGTGACGCCGCAAGCCTCCGGTCCACCACCTGCGGTGCCCCGGCGGCCATGATCCGCCGCGGCCTCAGAGGGCAGCCTGAGGAGCCCGCGCACCTGATGATGTACCCTGGAGAACGCCGCGATTAATGTAAGAAGAATCTGCCGCGAGGGTCGATCTATCCGAAGAGGGAAGGGCCTCTCGAAAGAGGTAGATTCTCGGCCATCGAGCGGAGCGCGGCCGGACCGTACCTAGCCACAGCCCAAGCCCGCTACACCCCCAGGGCAGGCAACGTCAGCGTACAGGGACTCCGGCGGGAGAGGGGAAAAGAACCGCCGCTACTGAATCAGCCCGCGGCGCAAGACATACGCGACGGCCTGAGTGCGGTTTCGAACCCCCAGCTTGCGGAGGATATGCCGGATGTGGGTCTTGACCGTTCCCTCGGCGAGGAAGAACTTCGCCGCGATCTCCCGATCGGTACTCCCCCGAGCCAGTTCAATGAGGATCTCCATCTCGCGCTGCGTAAGACCCTCCGACTCCAGTCGTAGCTTTGAGCGTTGCTCGCGCGTGATGTGCAGCAGGCGCTCCATCATCCTCCGCGTAACCTCGGGGTGGAAGAATGCGCGCCCATTGCACACCGCCCGCAGGGCAGCAGCGAGATTTGCCACCGGGATGTCCTTCAAGATATACCCTGTTGCACCCGCCTCGATGAATTGAAGTGCCTTTACGTCGTCGAGACGATCGGTCATGATCACGACTTCGATCTGTGGAAATGCTTCCTTAATCACCCTGGTGGTCTGCAGCGTATTGCTTGGCATGTCCTGATCCATCAGCACCACGTTGGGTACCTTCTCGCGAACCAATTGAATGACGTCTTCAGTCGACGCCGCTTCGGCAACAATCTCGACATCCTCCACGGCACTCAAGAGAACGCGAATACCCTGCCGGACCAGCGCAAGATCGTCCGCCAACAGCACGCGAGTGGGCGCAGAATCGCCGATCGTCCTTCACCTCTGAGGTCATCTTAGCTCATCTACCCAATCTATACCCATCGACATACGTCCTTAGACACACACGTCTGCCACGGCCTAACCACGCACCCGGCAGATCGTGAGGCGCGGTTGGGTACGCGAACTGGTGTTCCGATCCGACAGCGGCACCTCCATCATCCGTCGCAGTCTGGGTGAGCCGCGGTCTTGCCTTGCGAACAGGACGCCTGCGTGAGGCGCTCCTTCGCCCAACGACAGGAGAACTGTGCGGGGGCTATCGGCTTCAGAACCACGATGGCATGGCACCCGGGCAAGAGGCATATGCCCTTGAACCCAGCGTCTCTCCCGCCAGCCCGCAAGGATGCTCGGCACGAGGGTCTACGTTATCGGCGGCCCATCCCGCGATAGACGAAGCCTGCCTCCCGCGCTTTGCCAGGATCGAGCACATTGACACCGTCGAGAATCCGCGGGCGCGCTACCACACGCCGCAATCGTACGAGGTCCAGTTGGCGAAACTCCTCCCACGCGGTGAGGATGACCACCAGATCGGCGCCCGCGGCAGCAGCGTACGCGTCGTCGTACAGCGCGACGGTAGGAAGGATGCCGCGCACCTCCCCGTTGGCCACAGGATCATATGCCCGGATCCTCGCCCCCCGGCGCTCCAGCCGGTCGATGATCCGGACTGCCAGGGAGTTACGTACATCACTGGTGCCGGGCTTGAACGCCAGTCCGAGCACCGCCACAGGGCGCGCGTAGGCATCGCCATCGAGCAGGTCGAGCGCCTTGCGCACTGTCTGTCGCACCTGGTGATGGTTCTTCTCCATTATCGCCCGAAAGAACGCCGGTTCGTACCCGGTGCCCTCTGCGATTCGAATGAGTGACACAATATCCTTTTCGAGACAAGGCCCACCGAAACCTATCCCGGGCGATAGGTAAGTACTTCCGATCCGCGGGTCGTAGCTCATGCCCCGCAGGACCTCGAAGACGTCGGCACCGGCTGCATCGCAGAGGTTGGCCAGTTCATTGACAAACGAAATCCGCATGGCCAGGAAAGCGTTAGAGGCGTACTTGATCAGCACAGCGTGCTCGAATGTCGTCTCGAGCACCGGGGCCTCCAGGCGTACGAACAGCTCCCGGACCTGCCGTCGCGCCTCAGGGTCACTTCCGCCGACGACGATCCGGGTGGGGTGGAAGAAGTCGTAGACCGCATTCCCCTCGCGCAGGAACTCGGGCAGCATCACCAGATCGTAGTCACGGCCTTCAACGAGCGCGTGCCGCTCGAGAATACGTCGCAGCACTTGGTGTGTCCCCAACGGTACCGTGCTCTTGATTACGATGGTCACTCGATGCTGCAACACGCCAGCCAGCTCTTCGGCTGCCGCAATCACCTGGGAAAGGTCGGCCTCCCCGTCGTAGCGAGGTGGCGTCGCCACCGCGATGAACACCATGCGCGCGCCGCGAACACCCTCAGCCACGCTATCCGCCAGGCGCAACCGACCGGATGCCAGGTGCGCGTCCAGCAGCTCGCGCAACCCCGCCTCGTGAAACGGCAGGCATCCCTGCCGCACCAACGCCAGTCGCTCGCGGTCAGCGTCCACGACGGCTACCTCGTGCCCTAACTCGGCAAGCCCCGCGCTGGTCACGAGCCCGACGTAGCCCAACCCGCCAATGACGCAGACACTCACGGCCGTCCCCTCACTCAGACGATTCCACCGCTCAGAAGTACGCTGCCATCCCTGCGGTCCCTTCTGCAACTTTTCGGACGGCACGCGCAGGCAGTCTCTGGCACTGTACTCTGTACCCCGAAACGCTCGGTGGCGCCGTTTGAGCCCACTGCCACTACCGCTCCGTGCGCATTGTACCCGACGAGCAACTATACTAGTCTTGACACCCTACGGGTAACGGTCGTCCATGTAGGTGACCGCGGCGCGTAAAATCCGGCGGCTTGGGCATACACCTGAAGGGGCGCGGGAGGCTACGCAGGGAGCAGCCGAGCTGACCCTTGCGGTCGGCGTCGAAGCGCACCGCTCACGTGGACCATCGGTAGGGATACACGTAGGGACAAGGAGCGACACGTGTGGTAGCCATCGTGGGACGGGCACTCATTTCCGGCGGAGCCGGTTTCATCGGTTCCCACCTGTGCGAGGCGCTGGTGGCTGCGGGATGGCACGTCACCGCCCTGGACGACCTCAGCACCGGACGTCGCGCCAACATCGCCTCGCTCCTGGCACACCCTCGCTTCACCTTTGTTGAAGGCGACGTTCGGATGCCGGTTGCCTGGACCGGCGACGTCATCTTCCATTTGGCGAGTCCGGCCAGTCCCGCGGCCTACGCCCGGGCGCGCGTAGAAACCCTGACCACCAACGCCCAGGGGACCCTGCGAATGCTGGAACTCGCCAGGCGAACCGGCGCTCGCCTAGTCCTGGCGTCGACGTCGGAGGTTTATGGCGACCCGGAGGAACACCCGCAGCGTGAGACCTATCCGGGCCGCGTCGATCCGACCGGTCCCCGGTCCTGCTACGACGAGGGCAAACGCTACGCCGAGGCGCTCGTCGCAGCCGCGGTACACGAGTGGGGTATCGACGCACGGATCGCCCGGATCTTCAACACCTACGGTCCGCGGATGCGCCCGGACGATGGACGTGTGGTCGTCACGTTCGTCACCGCGCTCCTGGAGGGCCGGCCACTGCGCATCTTCGGGGACGGCCTCCAGACCCGGAGTTTGTGCTACATCGACGACATGGTCCGAGGGTTGGTCCGGCTAGCCGAGGTTCCCGGGCTGGCGGGTGAAGCGATCAACTTGGGGAACCCGGACGAGCGCACGGTACTGCAAATCGCCGAGGCGGTGCAGCGTGTGGCAGGGCGCACGGCGCGCCTGGTGCACCTCCCGCCGCAACCGGGCGATCCGCAACGCCGCTGTCCCGACATCACGAAAGCCCGGCGCCTGTTGGAGTGGTCGCCGGAAGTTCCGCTGGAAGACGGCCTCAGGCGTACTTGGCAGTGGTACGAAGCCCACGT is a window encoding:
- a CDS encoding transcription termination/antitermination NusG family protein; its protein translation is MKDQAVSAGRWAVDGAGTGTLVWYAVQVKRHAEARVVRLLAHKAIPTFLPFLEVSRGGGNGRSPRLEPLFPGYLFVGLDNPLIPRMWDAVRWTPGVRRVLGVAEDPVPVPAAVIAAIQERVREHGFVRQRPRFQRGARVTIRSGPLQGLEAVFDRPMSRVGRVRVLLELLGQQRGVEVDQRELESA
- a CDS encoding response regulator transcription factor; its protein translation is MLLADDLALVRQGIRVLLSAVEDVEIVAEAASTEDVIQLVREKVPNVVLMDQDMPSNTLQTTRVIKEAFPQIEVVIMTDRLDDVKALQFIEAGATGYILKDIPVANLAAALRAVCNGRAFFHPEVTRRMMERLLHITREQRSKLRLESEGLTQREMEILIELARGSTDREIAAKFFLAEGTVKTHIRHILRKLGVRNRTQAVAYVLRRGLIQ
- a CDS encoding UDP-glucose/GDP-mannose dehydrogenase family protein translates to MSVCVIGGLGYVGLVTSAGLAELGHEVAVVDADRERLALVRQGCLPFHEAGLRELLDAHLASGRLRLADSVAEGVRGARMVFIAVATPPRYDGEADLSQVIAAAEELAGVLQHRVTIVIKSTVPLGTHQVLRRILERHALVEGRDYDLVMLPEFLREGNAVYDFFHPTRIVVGGSDPEARRQVRELFVRLEAPVLETTFEHAVLIKYASNAFLAMRISFVNELANLCDAAGADVFEVLRGMSYDPRIGSTYLSPGIGFGGPCLEKDIVSLIRIAEGTGYEPAFFRAIMEKNHHQVRQTVRKALDLLDGDAYARPVAVLGLAFKPGTSDVRNSLAVRIIDRLERRGARIRAYDPVANGEVRGILPTVALYDDAYAAAAGADLVVILTAWEEFRQLDLVRLRRVVARPRILDGVNVLDPGKAREAGFVYRGMGRR
- a CDS encoding GDP-mannose 4,6-dehydratase, with protein sequence MGRALISGGAGFIGSHLCEALVAAGWHVTALDDLSTGRRANIASLLAHPRFTFVEGDVRMPVAWTGDVIFHLASPASPAAYARARVETLTTNAQGTLRMLELARRTGARLVLASTSEVYGDPEEHPQRETYPGRVDPTGPRSCYDEGKRYAEALVAAAVHEWGIDARIARIFNTYGPRMRPDDGRVVVTFVTALLEGRPLRIFGDGLQTRSLCYIDDMVRGLVRLAEVPGLAGEAINLGNPDERTVLQIAEAVQRVAGRTARLVHLPPQPGDPQRRCPDITKARRLLEWSPEVPLEDGLRRTWQWYEAHVAVS